A window of the Methanoregula sp. UBA64 genome harbors these coding sequences:
- a CDS encoding DUF3795 domain-containing protein, with protein sequence MAEKIETVCGYSCSGCDHYKNECPGCGATNGKPFWTAYAGVECCPVYDCCVSDRKLPHCGKCPDLVCERFTRFKDPDMTDAEAAACLAEMARELRSRK encoded by the coding sequence ATGGCAGAGAAGATCGAGACCGTCTGCGGGTACTCGTGCAGCGGCTGCGACCATTACAAAAACGAGTGCCCGGGGTGCGGGGCAACGAACGGAAAGCCGTTCTGGACCGCGTACGCCGGCGTTGAATGCTGCCCGGTGTACGACTGCTGCGTCAGCGACCGGAAATTACCGCACTGCGGGAAGTGCCCGGATCTCGTATGCGAACGGTTCACCCGGTTTAAGGATCCGGATATGACGGACGCGGAGGCGGCGGCCTGCCTTGCGGAGATGGCGCGGGAGCTGCGGAGCCGCAAATGA
- a CDS encoding STAS domain-containing protein encodes MDIRYTGMDGMLVAAISGRFDNDAVPEFKSARESWPVAPTVLDLSGLTYLSSSGLRELLALRRDFSRQGVPVVIAGSTGFVSRILTVSGFAEVFVTYPTVADAAKAISCGGA; translated from the coding sequence ATGGATATCAGATACACCGGAATGGACGGGATGCTGGTCGCAGCCATCAGCGGCCGGTTCGATAACGACGCCGTGCCGGAATTCAAATCCGCCCGCGAATCATGGCCGGTCGCCCCGACCGTCCTTGACCTGAGCGGCCTTACCTACCTGAGCAGTTCGGGCCTCCGGGAACTCCTGGCGCTCAGGCGCGACTTTTCCCGGCAGGGTGTGCCGGTCGTCATCGCCGGCAGCACGGGATTTGTCAGCAGGATCCTTACGGTGAGCGGCTTTGCAGAGGTCTTTGTCACGTACCCCACAGTAGCGGACGCGGCAAAAGCGATCTCCTGCGGGGGTGCATGA
- the purE gene encoding 5-(carboxyamino)imidazole ribonucleotide mutase: MADVSIICGSASDSVIADKAKKVLDEHKIAWDYQVISAHRDPDKLDAYVKGAPSKVFIAIAGLSAALPGVIASKTDKPVIGVPVSGTLNGLDALLSIVQMPKGVPVACVGIDNGDNAAHLAIRILKLAKK; encoded by the coding sequence ATGGCAGACGTAAGTATCATCTGCGGATCTGCATCCGATTCCGTAATTGCCGACAAGGCAAAGAAGGTCCTTGACGAGCACAAGATCGCCTGGGACTACCAGGTTATCTCTGCCCACCGGGACCCGGACAAGCTGGATGCGTATGTGAAGGGTGCCCCAAGCAAAGTCTTCATCGCGATCGCCGGCCTCTCGGCCGCGCTCCCCGGGGTCATCGCGTCAAAGACCGACAAGCCGGTGATCGGGGTTCCGGTCAGCGGGACGTTGAACGGCCTCGATGCCCTGCTCTCGATCGTCCAGATGCCAAAGGGCGTGCCGGTTGCCTGTGTCGGGATCGACAATGGCGACAATGCGGCGCACCTGGCGATCCGGATCTTAAAGCTGGCAAAGAAGTAA
- a CDS encoding GNAT family N-acetyltransferase, with amino-acid sequence MIATLGESESGAAEEEIRIRPMQPEDAGSVTGLMREVYGETCPRRSVYDPVLLRKRVMCGELRSAIAEGPGGTVVGYGSLSGYYGYPEIGLLGSLAVSPARRGRGIGGRLTRHLVSFGRQAGYVALTAGTFTSHPYARQAIEREGFTSTAILLGSQPQGISFPGIVETSGQRESVVFYTRILAPGEYGYQYIPDRHRPVICALCRDLGVHISATETGYYPVGGPSAIEYMFNQESGAGLIWIRKAGYDYHEVLAMAVRMLRSAGAKVLRLHLNLNDPGSPSVVTAAEALGFVFAGILPAKDGLVLLMQDLQGIAIDPEKLCIGENPAGRRLLDYIGSQIEKTGCGAGEDPQGV; translated from the coding sequence ATGATCGCCACGCTTGGGGAATCCGAATCCGGTGCGGCAGAAGAAGAGATCCGGATCCGTCCCATGCAGCCGGAGGACGCGGGAAGCGTTACCGGGCTGATGCGGGAAGTGTACGGCGAGACCTGCCCGAGGCGGTCGGTCTACGACCCGGTCCTGCTCCGGAAACGGGTGATGTGCGGCGAGCTCCGATCCGCCATCGCAGAGGGACCGGGCGGGACGGTCGTCGGCTATGGCTCGCTTTCCGGGTATTACGGCTATCCCGAGATCGGTCTTTTGGGCTCCCTTGCAGTCTCCCCTGCCCGCCGGGGCCGGGGGATCGGCGGGAGGCTCACGCGGCACCTGGTCTCGTTTGGCAGGCAGGCCGGGTATGTTGCCCTCACGGCCGGGACATTCACGTCCCACCCGTACGCCCGGCAGGCAATCGAGCGGGAGGGATTTACCTCTACCGCGATCCTCCTCGGGTCGCAGCCGCAGGGGATCTCGTTTCCGGGAATTGTCGAAACCTCCGGCCAGCGCGAGAGCGTGGTCTTCTACACCCGAATCCTCGCCCCCGGGGAGTACGGGTACCAGTATATTCCCGATCGCCACCGCCCGGTTATCTGCGCTCTCTGCCGGGATCTCGGGGTCCATATCTCCGCCACGGAGACCGGCTATTATCCCGTGGGCGGGCCGTCGGCCATCGAGTACATGTTCAACCAGGAAAGCGGCGCCGGGCTGATCTGGATACGGAAAGCAGGATACGATTACCACGAGGTTCTTGCCATGGCGGTCCGGATGCTCCGCTCGGCAGGGGCAAAGGTCCTGCGGCTGCACCTGAACTTAAACGATCCCGGCTCGCCCTCCGTAGTCACCGCAGCAGAGGCGCTCGGCTTTGTCTTTGCCGGTATCCTGCCCGCAAAGGACGGGCTCGTGCTTCTCATGCAGGACCTCCAGGGGATCGCGATCGATCCGGAAAAACTCTGCATCGGCGAAAACCCGGCAGGCCGTCGGCTGCTCGACTACATCGGCTCGCAGATCGAAAAGACCGGGTGTGGGGCAGGGGAGGATCCGCAGGGTGTATAA
- a CDS encoding pyridoxal-phosphate-dependent aminotransferase family protein, producing MEKETLLMLPGPVPMPERVRFAMARQAINHRSAEFGAVYADCVRVLKTAFGTANDVVIISGSGTAGMEAAVANFGRDKDIACFVNGKFGERLYKISQRYGKAHELPSEWGTPLDLAGLEKQLEAGAQVVTMVHNETSAGIKNPAAEVGKLAHKHDALFIMDGVTSVGGDLVEMDKWGVDVAIVGSQKCLAAPAGLAAVAVSSRAWERLTKNPPYYLDLAAYRKSAAGKPMETPYTPAVPLFLALREACLMIEEEGMANRIARHQKMAKAVRAAVQAWGLSLYPKIDAKHEYATTVTAAAYPEGVKDDDVRGAVKKLGITIAGGQDHLKGKIFRIGTMGAVSAPEILATLAATQHGLVKAGWKIKGNGVEAAAEVLG from the coding sequence ATGGAAAAAGAAACCCTCCTTATGTTACCGGGCCCGGTACCGATGCCTGAACGGGTCAGGTTCGCGATGGCCCGCCAGGCAATCAACCACCGCAGCGCCGAGTTCGGCGCCGTATACGCTGACTGCGTGCGGGTCTTAAAGACCGCTTTTGGGACCGCAAACGATGTTGTCATCATCAGCGGGTCCGGCACGGCCGGCATGGAAGCCGCGGTCGCAAACTTCGGCCGCGACAAGGATATCGCCTGTTTTGTGAACGGTAAGTTCGGCGAACGCCTCTATAAGATCAGCCAGCGCTACGGAAAGGCCCACGAGCTTCCATCCGAATGGGGCACCCCGCTCGACCTCGCAGGTCTCGAAAAGCAGCTCGAAGCCGGCGCACAGGTCGTCACCATGGTCCACAACGAGACCTCGGCCGGTATCAAGAACCCGGCAGCGGAAGTCGGGAAGCTCGCGCACAAGCACGACGCGCTCTTTATCATGGACGGCGTCACTTCGGTCGGCGGCGATCTCGTCGAGATGGACAAGTGGGGCGTCGATGTCGCCATTGTCGGCTCGCAGAAGTGCCTCGCAGCCCCCGCCGGCCTTGCCGCAGTTGCGGTGAGCAGCCGGGCATGGGAGCGGCTCACGAAAAACCCGCCGTACTACCTCGACCTTGCGGCGTACAGGAAGAGTGCTGCAGGTAAACCCATGGAGACCCCGTACACCCCGGCGGTTCCCTTATTCCTTGCGCTCCGCGAGGCCTGCCTTATGATCGAAGAAGAAGGCATGGCAAACCGGATCGCCCGGCACCAGAAGATGGCAAAGGCAGTCCGCGCCGCAGTGCAGGCATGGGGCCTCTCGCTCTACCCGAAGATCGATGCAAAGCACGAGTACGCGACCACCGTCACCGCGGCAGCATACCCCGAGGGCGTCAAGGACGATGACGTCCGCGGCGCGGTAAAGAAGCTCGGCATCACCATTGCCGGCGGCCAGGACCACCTCAAGGGCAAGATCTTCCGCATCGGGACCATGGGCGCCGTGAGCGCACCCGAGATCCTCGCCACCCTTGCCGCAACCCAGCACGGCCTGGTAAAGGCCGGCTGGAAGATCAAGGGCAACGGTGTCGAGGCCGCGGCCGAGGTGCTGGGATGA
- a CDS encoding TIGR04076 family protein has product MTPEDTTRPRCNITVVKRSLNPELAEEYCQSEVAPCPCFTEGQEFVCGLDKPEGFCDWAWRDIHPMVAVLLAGGNFSHGIFAGWMKNERTMIGCCSDGIRPVVFRIERIDP; this is encoded by the coding sequence ATGACTCCCGAAGACACAACACGACCCCGTTGTAACATTACGGTGGTCAAACGGTCGCTCAACCCCGAACTCGCAGAAGAATACTGCCAGAGCGAGGTCGCGCCCTGCCCGTGTTTTACGGAAGGGCAGGAGTTCGTGTGCGGCCTTGACAAGCCCGAAGGTTTCTGCGACTGGGCATGGCGGGACATCCATCCCATGGTCGCCGTGCTGCTCGCAGGAGGGAATTTCTCGCACGGGATTTTTGCGGGCTGGATGAAGAACGAGCGCACGATGATCGGCTGCTGCTCGGACGGGATCCGCCCGGTGGTCTTCCGGATCGAGCGCATCGATCCG